A portion of the Lentimicrobiaceae bacterium genome contains these proteins:
- the rodA gene encoding rod shape-determining protein RodA: MSQKQNIFANIDLTLVIIYIVLVLTGWLNIYAAVYNEQHNSIFDFTQNYGKQLIFIVSSFIIALFILVIDTKFFSQFAYLIYGIFLLLLVAVLGAGNVVSGSKSWFQIGGFALQPAEFAKFATALAMAKFLSAPDINTHRNQTKIIPLLLLGIPALLIFLQNDTGSALVFSSFVLVLYRVGLSGNLLLTGVGIALLFLVTLMFDKIVVSGIFIGFALVLFFFIKKNRKNILSLAGLLLLIVGFVFSVDYAFEHFLEDHQKTRINVLLGKEIDLKGAGYNVNQSKIAIGSGGFLGKGFLKGTQTKYNFVPEQSTDFIFCTVGEEWGFMGSVIVISLFIGLFSRLIILAERQRSQFSRLYGYGIASIMFFHFLVNIGMTIGLAPVIGIPLPFYSYGGSSLLAFTLMLFVFIKQDMNRLQLV, from the coding sequence TTGAGTCAAAAACAAAACATATTTGCAAATATTGATTTAACACTTGTAATCATTTATATTGTACTTGTATTAACAGGCTGGTTAAATATATATGCTGCGGTATACAATGAGCAGCATAATAGTATTTTTGATTTTACTCAAAATTATGGTAAACAATTAATATTTATTGTTTCATCATTTATCATTGCACTATTTATTCTTGTCATTGATACTAAATTTTTCTCTCAATTTGCTTATTTGATTTACGGTATTTTTTTATTGCTTCTTGTTGCAGTTTTGGGCGCAGGTAATGTTGTATCAGGTTCAAAATCATGGTTTCAGATTGGAGGATTTGCCTTACAACCGGCAGAGTTTGCAAAATTTGCAACCGCCCTTGCCATGGCAAAATTTCTGAGTGCTCCTGATATAAACACCCATCGGAATCAAACAAAAATAATTCCCTTGTTGCTGTTAGGAATACCTGCATTATTGATTTTTTTGCAAAACGATACCGGATCAGCTCTGGTTTTTTCTTCATTTGTACTGGTATTGTATCGTGTGGGTTTGTCGGGAAATCTTCTGCTTACCGGAGTGGGAATTGCTTTACTTTTTCTGGTTACTCTGATGTTCGACAAAATTGTGGTTAGCGGGATTTTTATTGGCTTTGCACTGGTTTTATTCTTTTTTATCAAAAAAAACAGGAAAAATATTTTATCGCTTGCGGGTTTGTTACTATTAATTGTAGGCTTTGTTTTTAGTGTGGATTACGCTTTTGAACACTTTCTTGAAGATCATCAAAAGACAAGAATCAATGTGCTGCTTGGAAAGGAAATAGATTTGAAAGGAGCAGGTTATAATGTAAACCAATCCAAAATTGCTATTGGTTCGGGTGGATTTTTAGGTAAGGGTTTTTTAAAAGGCACACAAACAAAATATAATTTTGTTCCGGAACAAAGCACCGATTTTATTTTTTGTACAGTAGGTGAAGAATGGGGATTTATGGGTAGTGTTATCGTTATTTCTTTGTTTATTGGACTTTTCTCACGCTTGATAATTCTGGCAGAACGCCAGCGATCGCAATTCAGCAGACTGTATGGTTATGGGATAGCCTCTATTATGTTTTTTCATTTTCTTGTCAATATCGGGATGACCATAGGTTTGGCACCTGTAATTGGCATTCCGCTTCCATTTTATAGCTACGGAGGATCCTCTCTATTGGCGTTTACACTTATGCTATTTGTGTTTATAAAACAAGATATGAACAGATTGCAGCTTGTATAG
- a CDS encoding acyltransferase, producing the protein MSVNIFNKQVFAINDENTFNSVAIEIFRYQYHANSLYRQYVDLLKTDVQHITHYSAIPFLPISIFKSHAVVCGTTLPQQFFISSGTGGTQSKHYILDVTVYIESFTRGFHYFYGNPEKYCLLALLPSYFERKNSSLVFMVNHLMQLSQHPLNGFYLNEHNQLYEKLVLLNESNQPTLLLGVTFALLDFAAKKYKLHFPTLTLMETGGMKGRRTEPVREEVHQILSNAFGVNAIHSEYGMTEIFSQAYSAQNGQFNCPPWMKVLTRDPHDPLSLLAAGKVGGINIIDLANYNTCSFIASQDLGKVSTDGTFEISGRFDASDIRGCSLLTA; encoded by the coding sequence ATGAGCGTAAACATTTTCAACAAGCAGGTGTTTGCAATTAACGACGAAAACACTTTCAATAGTGTGGCTATCGAAATTTTTAGGTATCAATACCATGCAAATTCACTGTATCGTCAATATGTTGATCTGTTAAAAACCGATGTTCAGCACATTACTCATTACTCAGCAATTCCTTTTTTACCCATTTCAATTTTCAAAAGCCATGCCGTTGTCTGTGGAACGACGCTTCCCCAACAATTTTTTATCAGCAGCGGAACAGGAGGAACCCAAAGCAAACATTATATTCTCGACGTCACGGTTTATATTGAAAGTTTTACACGTGGATTTCATTATTTTTATGGGAATCCTGAAAAATACTGCTTGCTTGCTCTTTTGCCCTCATACTTTGAAAGGAAAAATTCGTCGCTGGTGTTTATGGTCAATCACCTGATGCAACTTTCGCAGCATCCGCTTAACGGTTTTTACCTGAACGAACACAACCAACTTTACGAAAAACTTGTACTGCTAAACGAAAGCAACCAGCCTACCCTGCTTTTAGGAGTAACTTTTGCTTTACTCGATTTTGCAGCGAAGAAATACAAATTACATTTTCCCACACTTACATTGATGGAAACAGGAGGAATGAAAGGGCGCCGCACAGAACCTGTAAGGGAAGAAGTGCACCAAATCCTTTCCAATGCATTTGGAGTGAACGCAATACACTCAGAATATGGCATGACTGAGATTTTTTCGCAAGCATATTCTGCTCAAAACGGACAGTTTAACTGTCCTCCTTGGATGAAAGTACTTACGCGTGACCCTCACGACCCTCTTTCGCTACTTGCTGCCGGAAAAGTCGGCGGAATAAACATCATTGACCTTGCAAATTACAATACCTGTTCGTTTATTGCCTCTCAGGATCTGGGCAAAGTCAGCACCGACGGCACATTTGAAATTTCAGGACGCTTCGATGCAAGTGATATACGCGGCTGTAGCCTGCTTACTGCATGA
- a CDS encoding O-antigen ligase family protein — MLKATPEIRYYAFVAALGVMLIAIPTSNYLMSIAQFLMAAIWLWDGFCTGIINKFRKFFANKTAVVLTSLFVLHVIGMLFTSDFSYGWKDLRTKLPLLILPIMLSATPPLKKREINYLLLLFSATVIFGTLVSMRILFQSTVSDFRELSPFISHIRFSLNICISIYILLYFVYRNTFCKRRFQILFILAACWLILYLFILKSLSGLMVFFAFLLIVIAWFIYFKKSIYLKLCFTFLIIAIPFLLIYYIYSILDKYTEIKPVNFSKLATHSANGTPYLHDTVNFGIENGHYVGLYIAEKELRETWNRRSTLDYDGKDLKNQQLKFTLIRYLSSRNLNKDSVGITQLTNAEIHYIEKGIANTNYLENFGLKTRVIQAYQGLENYYTTGDPSANSFAQRLEYWKASIALIKSHFFTGVGTGDMNEAFIQQYEKMHSQLNYKFRRRSHNQFFSVFVAFGVIGFSWFCFTLLYPVIVHKKWNDYLYMLFFFTAILSMLVEDTIETQAGVTFFAFFNAFFLFCTKKE, encoded by the coding sequence ATGCTGAAAGCAACTCCTGAAATACGTTATTATGCTTTTGTAGCAGCTTTGGGAGTGATGCTCATCGCTATACCTACTTCTAATTATCTGATGAGCATAGCCCAGTTTCTGATGGCAGCCATCTGGCTTTGGGACGGGTTTTGTACAGGAATTATCAATAAATTCAGAAAATTTTTTGCGAATAAAACAGCCGTTGTTCTTACGTCTTTATTTGTATTGCATGTTATCGGCATGTTGTTTACCAGCGATTTTTCCTATGGTTGGAAAGATTTACGCACCAAATTGCCATTGTTAATACTCCCGATAATGCTCAGTGCAACACCTCCTTTAAAAAAAAGAGAGATAAACTATCTGCTTTTGCTTTTTTCTGCAACAGTAATTTTCGGAACACTCGTAAGTATGCGGATTCTTTTTCAATCCACAGTAAGCGATTTCAGAGAACTTTCTCCTTTTATTTCACATATAAGATTTAGCCTTAATATTTGCATTTCAATATATATATTACTATATTTTGTTTACAGAAACACTTTCTGCAAAAGGAGATTCCAAATACTTTTCATTTTGGCAGCTTGCTGGTTAATTTTGTATCTGTTTATTCTTAAATCCTTATCAGGACTAATGGTTTTCTTTGCTTTTTTGCTTATAGTTATTGCATGGTTTATTTATTTTAAAAAAAGTATTTATCTGAAATTATGTTTTACATTTTTAATTATCGCTATTCCATTTTTATTAATATATTATATTTATTCGATTCTTGATAAATATACAGAAATCAAACCCGTAAACTTTTCGAAGCTTGCAACCCATTCTGCCAACGGGACACCTTATCTTCACGATACTGTTAACTTCGGCATCGAAAACGGGCATTACGTTGGCTTATACATTGCTGAAAAAGAACTTCGTGAAACATGGAACCGACGAAGCACACTTGACTATGACGGAAAGGACCTGAAAAATCAGCAACTAAAATTCACACTTATTCGCTATCTGAGTTCCCGAAACCTGAATAAAGATTCTGTAGGGATAACACAGCTTACTAACGCTGAAATCCATTACATCGAAAAAGGCATTGCCAACACCAATTATCTTGAAAATTTTGGATTAAAAACCAGAGTAATACAAGCATATCAAGGACTGGAAAATTATTATACTACCGGAGATCCGAGTGCCAACTCGTTTGCCCAGCGTCTTGAATACTGGAAAGCTTCCATAGCACTTATTAAAAGCCATTTTTTTACCGGAGTGGGAACAGGCGATATGAATGAAGCTTTTATTCAACAATATGAAAAAATGCATTCTCAGCTTAACTACAAATTCAGAAGGCGATCGCACAACCAGTTTTTTTCTGTTTTCGTGGCATTCGGTGTCATTGGTTTTTCCTGGTTCTGTTTTACTTTACTTTACCCTGTTATAGTACACAAAAAATGGAACGATTATTTATATATGCTTTTCTTTTTCACCGCCATTCTTTCAATGCTGGTGGAAGATACCATTGAAACGCAGGCAGGAGTAACTTTTTTTGCATTTTTTAATGCATTTTTTCTTTTTTGTACGAAAAAAGAGTGA
- a CDS encoding S41 family peptidase produces MKTIKEKSHLLARTSILFLFVFIFILPTVAQKKSSNNFEASKNMEIFTTIIKELETNYVDEIKPGELIPIAIESMLEDLDPYTNYIPESQIEDYQFMTTGQYGGIGALIHKNNDYVVVSEPYANFPANKAGLQAGDIILEINGKSAKGKTVNEVSETLKGQPGTVCEVLVERYGVSKPVVKAVTREKITIDNVSYFGLLDGNIGFIRLTGFTQDASKEVASALAKLKEKTTLKGLILDLRNNGGGLMNEAINIVNLFVDKGELVVSTKGKLDDKNKSYRTQFMPIDKEIPLVVLVNNNSASASEIVSGAIQDLDRGVIVGQRTFGKGLVQNVVPLAYNTQMKVTVAKYYIPSGRCIQAIDYSHKNGNGAFEKIPDSLINAFQTKNGRMVYDGGGIEPDVVLVPVTYSNIAYTLVNKFLIFDYATKFFSEHPGIPPAKDFEITDAIFDDFVNFIFDKDYSYSTKTEETLDKLKAVAEKEKYYEAIKEEFEALKSKVSHNKKDELLTYKNEIQTLLKAEIASRYYYQTGRTEASLPTDTELAKATEIINDTTQYTSLLKISSPKPEISK; encoded by the coding sequence ATGAAAACCATAAAAGAAAAAAGTCATCTGTTAGCACGAACCTCAATTCTGTTTCTGTTCGTTTTTATTTTTATACTACCAACTGTTGCCCAGAAAAAATCATCCAACAACTTCGAAGCATCAAAAAACATGGAGATTTTTACTACAATAATTAAAGAGCTGGAAACTAATTATGTTGATGAGATCAAACCCGGAGAACTTATTCCGATTGCCATAGAATCAATGCTTGAAGACCTTGATCCTTACACCAATTATATTCCCGAATCACAGATTGAAGATTACCAGTTTATGACTACCGGACAATACGGAGGCATAGGGGCATTAATTCATAAGAACAATGATTATGTGGTAGTTTCAGAGCCTTATGCAAATTTTCCGGCGAACAAAGCTGGTTTACAGGCAGGAGACATTATACTAGAAATCAACGGTAAGTCTGCAAAGGGGAAAACAGTAAATGAAGTGAGTGAAACTTTAAAAGGGCAACCCGGCACAGTTTGCGAAGTTCTTGTTGAAAGATATGGCGTATCGAAACCTGTAGTAAAAGCTGTTACCCGTGAAAAAATTACTATTGACAACGTTTCTTATTTTGGTTTGCTTGATGGCAATATAGGGTTTATCCGCCTGACGGGTTTTACACAGGATGCCTCGAAAGAAGTGGCATCAGCATTAGCCAAATTAAAAGAAAAAACCACCTTGAAAGGGCTAATTCTCGACCTGAGAAATAACGGGGGCGGACTTATGAATGAAGCCATTAACATAGTTAATCTTTTTGTTGATAAAGGCGAATTGGTAGTAAGCACCAAAGGAAAACTCGACGACAAAAACAAATCGTATCGTACACAATTTATGCCTATTGACAAAGAGATTCCCCTTGTAGTGCTGGTAAACAACAACAGCGCCTCTGCTTCCGAAATTGTTTCGGGTGCCATTCAGGATCTCGACCGCGGAGTAATAGTAGGACAGCGTACATTCGGCAAGGGTCTTGTACAAAATGTTGTTCCCCTGGCTTATAACACCCAAATGAAAGTTACCGTAGCCAAATACTATATTCCAAGTGGACGTTGCATACAGGCTATTGATTACTCACACAAAAACGGCAACGGGGCTTTTGAAAAAATACCTGATTCGCTTATCAATGCTTTTCAAACTAAAAATGGAAGAATGGTTTACGACGGAGGAGGGATTGAACCCGACGTTGTACTCGTCCCTGTTACATACAGCAATATAGCTTATACACTGGTAAATAAATTTCTCATATTCGACTATGCAACAAAATTTTTCAGCGAACATCCTGGCATACCTCCTGCTAAGGATTTCGAAATTACTGATGCCATTTTTGATGACTTTGTAAATTTTATTTTCGATAAAGATTATTCGTACTCTACCAAAACGGAAGAAACGCTCGACAAATTGAAAGCTGTAGCCGAAAAAGAAAAATACTACGAGGCGATTAAAGAAGAGTTTGAAGCATTAAAATCCAAGGTAAGCCACAATAAAAAAGACGAGTTACTTACCTATAAAAACGAAATTCAAACCCTGCTGAAAGCCGAAATTGCATCACGCTATTATTACCAAACCGGCAGAACCGAAGCATCATTGCCAACGGATACCGAGTTAGCTAAAGCAACAGAAATTATTAATGATACTACCCAGTACACCTCCCTGCTGAAAATCTCATCACCAAAGCCCGAAATCAGCAAGTAA
- a CDS encoding cytidine deaminase has product MQLINKEFQYVEYDSIAELSAKDNFLFVQAQQAALLAYAPYSEFKVGAAVLLENGTVITGNNQENAAFPSGLCAERVAVFAAASQFPDIAIDTIAITAISSKFKVNYPVAPCGSCRQVLAESEKRQKKSFRLLLGGTNSKIFEIKGIESILPFMFNSENLGM; this is encoded by the coding sequence ATGCAATTAATCAATAAAGAATTTCAATATGTAGAATACGATTCCATAGCGGAATTGTCGGCAAAGGACAATTTTCTGTTTGTTCAGGCACAACAAGCTGCATTGTTGGCTTATGCTCCTTATTCCGAATTCAAAGTCGGAGCAGCAGTATTACTTGAAAACGGGACTGTTATTACCGGTAACAATCAGGAAAACGCAGCTTTCCCTTCAGGGTTATGCGCAGAAAGAGTAGCCGTTTTTGCGGCAGCTTCTCAGTTTCCAGATATTGCTATTGATACCATTGCTATTACGGCTATATCTTCAAAATTCAAAGTAAATTACCCTGTAGCACCCTGCGGTTCGTGCCGCCAGGTATTGGCTGAATCGGAAAAAAGACAAAAGAAGTCTTTCCGCTTACTTTTAGGAGGAACGAACAGTAAAATATTTGAAATTAAAGGGATTGAAAGTATACTACCTTTTATGTTCAATTCCGAAAATTTAGGAATGTAG
- a CDS encoding uroporphyrinogen-III synthase has protein sequence MAQKIKNILVSQPQPVDFEKSPYGELAKKYNLVFEFNKFFRIEGICSSDFRKEKIYLLEYTAVIFSSKNAVDNYFRLAKELRLEIPDEMKYFCFNESVAYYLQKYIQFRKRKIFFGKEDIMSLLDIMKKHKTEKFLFPCADNHKDTLPALLDEAKFDYCKAVMYKTVPNDLSNIDLKQYDMLVFFSPTGIQSLRLNFPDFEQGNIIIAAMGSTTTQAVIDANLTLNISAPTKTSPSITSAIDEYLQKINKK, from the coding sequence ATGGCTCAGAAAATAAAAAACATTCTTGTATCGCAACCCCAACCGGTAGATTTTGAAAAATCGCCCTATGGTGAACTCGCAAAAAAGTACAATCTTGTATTTGAATTCAATAAGTTTTTCAGGATAGAAGGAATTTGCTCAAGTGATTTCCGGAAAGAAAAAATTTATCTTCTCGAATACACAGCAGTAATTTTCAGCAGTAAAAATGCGGTGGATAACTATTTCAGACTTGCAAAAGAACTAAGGCTTGAAATTCCAGACGAAATGAAATATTTTTGTTTCAATGAGTCGGTAGCCTATTATCTGCAAAAATATATCCAGTTCCGTAAAAGGAAAATCTTTTTTGGTAAAGAGGACATTATGTCGTTGCTTGATATTATGAAAAAGCACAAAACCGAAAAATTTCTCTTTCCTTGTGCTGATAATCATAAAGATACACTTCCTGCTTTGCTTGATGAAGCAAAATTTGATTATTGCAAAGCTGTAATGTACAAAACCGTACCCAATGACTTATCGAATATTGATCTGAAGCAATATGATATGCTTGTTTTTTTCAGTCCTACCGGAATTCAGTCGTTACGGTTGAATTTTCCCGATTTTGAACAGGGAAACATCATTATTGCCGCCATGGGGTCAACAACTACACAAGCTGTTATTGATGCCAATCTTACACTAAATATCAGTGCGCCCACTAAAACATCTCCGTCCATCACTTCTGCCATTGATGAATATTTACAAAAAATAAATAAAAAGTAA
- a CDS encoding ribonuclease P protein component, translating to MKCTFTKKEKVCNEKIAEDLFTHGATFSVANFRIFWQMDTLITTIPAQILISIPKKRMKHATDRNHMKRLIKEAYRKNKHSFYQFLTEKNKQCVFALVFTGRENISYPQAEDTILLILQRLYSEYEKLAG from the coding sequence ATGAAATGTACATTTACTAAAAAAGAAAAAGTATGCAATGAAAAAATTGCAGAAGACCTGTTTACACACGGAGCCACTTTTTCTGTTGCAAATTTCAGGATATTCTGGCAAATGGACACTCTTATTACCACCATCCCTGCACAAATTCTTATCAGTATTCCCAAAAAAAGGATGAAACATGCCACTGACCGGAACCATATGAAACGTCTTATTAAAGAAGCTTATAGGAAAAATAAACACTCATTTTATCAATTTCTTACAGAAAAAAATAAACAATGTGTTTTTGCACTTGTTTTTACAGGCAGGGAAAACATCAGTTATCCACAGGCAGAAGATACAATTTTGCTAATTTTACAACGTTTATACAGCGAATATGAAAAACTTGCTGGGTAA
- a CDS encoding DUF4271 domain-containing protein: protein MVADSVTYVYFSSEVNDSSVIQLVPFSPDLPSAFYDSIKQQSDSVSVNFSTLNTHLYETPPKDSLMLTTSLLYPHSLPVFRIAPHYIQKENTDWIWGIFLLNLLLFTWGRLFYRKRIAMIFKAFFARRLMNQLVREGDLFNERIAISLSLIFITSVSLFIYSGFGVAGVTFIRYEGLVLFGEILAGTIGFFGLKLLFIRLIGHVFKNYNQSHEYLTTEFLFYLVLGMLITPLMLLICYTKTVYIYYFVAFFVAFWFLYKFLRGFSIGLSHSKFSILYLFLYLCTLEILPALVLIKIALIYSN, encoded by the coding sequence ATGGTAGCCGACAGTGTCACCTACGTTTATTTTAGCTCGGAAGTCAATGATAGTTCTGTAATACAGCTTGTCCCATTTTCGCCGGACTTGCCCTCTGCATTTTATGATTCGATAAAACAGCAAAGCGACAGTGTTTCCGTTAATTTTTCGACCCTCAATACCCATTTGTACGAAACGCCTCCAAAAGATTCTTTAATGCTGACAACGTCCCTGCTCTATCCACACTCCCTGCCAGTATTCCGGATAGCGCCGCATTACATCCAAAAAGAAAATACCGATTGGATTTGGGGTATATTCCTGCTTAATTTATTGCTCTTTACCTGGGGGCGTTTGTTTTACAGGAAACGGATTGCAATGATCTTTAAGGCTTTTTTTGCCCGCAGACTAATGAACCAGTTGGTTCGCGAGGGCGATCTGTTTAATGAGCGCATTGCCATTTCTCTCTCCTTGATTTTTATTACGTCAGTGTCTTTATTTATTTATTCTGGTTTTGGTGTTGCGGGCGTTACGTTTATTCGCTACGAAGGATTGGTGTTATTTGGAGAAATTTTAGCAGGTACTATTGGGTTTTTTGGGTTAAAACTATTATTTATCCGGCTTATAGGACATGTTTTTAAAAATTACAACCAGTCGCACGAATATCTCACTACCGAATTTTTGTTTTATTTGGTACTTGGTATGCTGATAACTCCCCTGATGCTGCTAATTTGTTATACAAAAACAGTTTATATTTATTATTTTGTAGCATTTTTTGTAGCATTTTGGTTTCTATATAAATTTCTACGCGGATTTTCCATTGGCTTATCCCATTCTAAGTTTTCTATTCTTTATTTATTTTTATATCTTTGCACCCTTGAAATTTTGCCTGCGTTAGTTCTGATTAAAATAGCGTTGATTTATTCTAATTAG
- the yidD gene encoding membrane protein insertion efficiency factor YidD — protein sequence MKNLLGNLFIFIIRIYQMVISPYLMPSCRFTPSCSAYSAEAIKKHGAFRGGWLSLKRIFRCHPWGGSGYDPVP from the coding sequence ATGAAAAACTTGCTGGGTAACCTGTTTATTTTTATAATCCGGATATATCAAATGGTTATTTCGCCATACCTTATGCCTTCCTGCCGTTTTACCCCTTCATGTTCGGCATACAGCGCCGAAGCAATAAAAAAGCATGGAGCTTTTAGGGGAGGATGGCTTTCGCTGAAAAGAATTTTTCGATGCCACCCCTGGGGAGGAAGCGGCTATGATCCTGTACCTTAA
- the mrdA gene encoding penicillin-binding protein 2, with the protein MKNSYYSNRKYIIIITFIIVGIIFALRLFYIQVIDRSYTLSANNNVLRYITQYPARGLIYDRNGKLLVFNEAVYDLMVTPNHVKNIDTTEFCTLVGIDKAGFIERIEKARKYSPYKASAFEKQISKEAFGYLEEKLYRFHGFFVQPRTIRKYPQSLAAHLLGYIGEATQSVLDKVPYYKSGDYIGISGIEKSYEEELRGVKGMKIRMVDVFNREQGSFQNEKYDTAAIMGKNLYTSLDAGLQAYGELLMAGKRGSIVAIEPSTGEILAFLSSPTYDPNLLVGRVRSKNYQKLSNDPVKPLLNRALMGQYPPGSTFKIVNDLIGLEEGVLFPSTFYSCQGPGTSPIRCTHNHVSPLDLKQAIQQSCNPYHWQVFRSIINKKEYGSVKNAYNAWQDYVTDLGFGIKYNSDLPYELDGNIPESEYFDKIYGKGHWNAMTIRSFSIGQGEILTTPLQLANLACIIANRGYYITPHLVRSVGSPKSYIERFTQKHQTKIHSQYYDFMVEAMFQVVEHGTAAWYKLDSIPMCGKTGTAQNPHGKDHSLFICFAPKDHPKIAMAVIVENAGFGSTWAVPIASLLIEKYLTGTVKRKDVEQRMIEFNMISKP; encoded by the coding sequence ATGAAAAATTCCTACTATTCAAACAGGAAATATATAATTATTATAACATTTATTATTGTAGGAATTATTTTTGCTCTTCGGTTGTTTTATATTCAGGTTATTGACCGGAGTTATACCTTATCAGCAAACAATAATGTTTTGCGGTATATCACACAATATCCAGCCCGCGGACTTATTTACGATCGGAATGGCAAACTATTGGTATTCAATGAAGCTGTTTACGATTTGATGGTAACTCCCAACCATGTAAAAAATATTGATACGACAGAATTTTGCACATTGGTGGGCATTGATAAAGCCGGGTTTATTGAAAGGATAGAAAAAGCCCGGAAATATTCACCTTATAAAGCATCTGCATTTGAGAAACAAATTTCAAAGGAAGCATTTGGATATCTTGAAGAAAAATTGTATCGTTTTCATGGATTTTTTGTTCAACCCCGGACTATTCGTAAATATCCCCAATCTTTAGCTGCTCATTTATTGGGGTATATCGGCGAAGCCACTCAGTCAGTTTTGGATAAAGTACCCTATTATAAATCGGGCGATTACATAGGTATCAGTGGTATTGAAAAATCCTACGAAGAAGAATTAAGAGGTGTTAAAGGGATGAAAATCCGAATGGTGGATGTTTTTAACCGCGAGCAGGGAAGTTTTCAAAATGAGAAATACGATACTGCAGCCATAATGGGCAAGAATTTGTACACCTCGCTTGATGCCGGGCTTCAGGCATATGGTGAACTGCTGATGGCTGGTAAACGGGGCAGCATAGTTGCCATTGAACCTTCTACAGGTGAAATCCTTGCCTTTTTATCGAGCCCCACTTATGATCCTAATTTGTTGGTGGGTAGGGTTAGAAGCAAAAATTATCAAAAACTAAGTAATGACCCTGTAAAACCCTTGCTTAATAGGGCTTTGATGGGGCAATACCCTCCGGGTTCTACTTTTAAAATCGTTAACGACCTCATCGGTCTCGAAGAAGGGGTACTGTTTCCTTCTACTTTTTACTCTTGTCAGGGTCCGGGAACTTCTCCTATCAGGTGTACGCATAATCATGTTAGTCCCCTTGACCTGAAGCAAGCCATTCAGCAATCATGCAATCCCTATCATTGGCAGGTTTTCAGGAGTATTATCAATAAAAAAGAATATGGTTCAGTAAAAAATGCTTACAATGCATGGCAGGATTATGTTACTGATTTGGGTTTTGGCATAAAATACAATTCCGACCTCCCCTACGAGCTGGATGGAAATATCCCCGAATCAGAATATTTTGATAAAATATACGGGAAGGGACACTGGAATGCCATGACTATACGCTCTTTTTCCATCGGGCAGGGCGAAATTCTTACCACACCTCTGCAACTTGCCAATCTGGCTTGTATTATCGCAAACAGAGGATATTATATTACTCCTCATCTGGTTCGTTCGGTAGGGTCTCCCAAAAGTTATATAGAAAGGTTTACCCAGAAACACCAGACGAAAATCCACTCACAGTATTATGATTTTATGGTAGAAGCCATGTTTCAGGTGGTAGAACACGGTACAGCAGCATGGTACAAGCTGGATAGTATTCCTATGTGTGGTAAGACCGGAACCGCTCAGAATCCGCACGGGAAAGACCATTCACTATTTATTTGTTTTGCCCCGAAAGACCATCCGAAGATAGCCATGGCGGTAATTGTTGAAAATGCCGGTTTTGGATCTACCTGGGCTGTACCCATTGCCAGTTTGCTTATTGAAAAGTATCTCACCGGAACGGTGAAACGTAAAGACGTAGAACAACGAATGATTGAATTTAATATGATTTCAAAACCTTGA